The Candidatus Effluviviaceae Genus I sp. genome has a segment encoding these proteins:
- a CDS encoding tetratricopeptide repeat protein: MATDATAGGPGVPAALRRALRSGWFWPLAVFVAAFALRLIYVVEVRHTPFFHTLGLDAKFYDQWAKNILDGKGNPEAFFVTPLYPYLLAGVYWLFGRDLFLVRVVQAGLGALSAALTCAIGRTAFSRRVGVAAGFVAACYGAAIFYDGAIVLEPLLVLLITLSLYLVLAAETRERPRALLLSAGIALGAASVGRAAALVLLPVVAAWLVRGRRAGGTTAMRGRSAAALVVLGAALVVAPVTVRNFVVARDFVGITSNGGINFYIGNSEIASGGYVRPEGVDITADPAGKAIAERAEGRELRPSEVSAYWYRRAARFIAANPGRWLGLVVRKASFALSSYEIPQLENYYFQKRYSRLLSLPLPGFAVVGPLGLLGLAFAFRRRLPSLLALWATAYLASVIAFFVVARYRLPVVPPLIVCACHAGFEIVDRARARRWRSLIGPAIAVAALGVLVNANLWGVNHGKAFAQSHFRIGIILGDRGLIEEAISEYRRSIAIDPAYPQSHLNLGALLAEQGRTDAASASFRRALALDPGLEAARLNLAMALAAGGELDAALAELDTLLAANPRSAAGLKQRGIVLGRLGLREEAIAALSAASRCDTGGTEAAEIAFHLGLLHERTGQPVPPAAEAAIARADSLGRAGRAAEARRALERAVSLAPASGEPLRRLAALLRDMGFADQALASMSRALELDPTLPQGHFAMGVLLSELGRHDEAIREYEAETRISPDFAPAHLNLAITHRFHTTDPNRATYHYRRYLALGGEPIPSMEEYVRGVGAGLD, from the coding sequence ATGGCGACGGACGCGACGGCGGGCGGCCCGGGCGTGCCGGCCGCGCTGCGGCGAGCGCTGAGAAGCGGGTGGTTCTGGCCGCTGGCCGTCTTCGTCGCCGCGTTCGCCCTGCGCCTCATCTACGTCGTGGAGGTCCGCCACACCCCGTTCTTCCACACGCTCGGTCTCGACGCCAAGTTCTACGATCAGTGGGCCAAGAACATCCTCGACGGGAAGGGGAACCCCGAGGCGTTCTTCGTGACGCCCCTGTACCCGTATCTCCTCGCGGGCGTTTACTGGCTGTTCGGGCGCGACCTCTTCCTCGTGCGCGTTGTCCAGGCGGGCCTCGGCGCGCTCTCGGCCGCGCTCACCTGCGCCATCGGTCGGACGGCGTTCAGTCGCCGCGTCGGCGTCGCGGCGGGCTTCGTGGCGGCGTGCTATGGCGCCGCGATCTTCTACGACGGCGCGATCGTCCTCGAGCCGCTGCTCGTCCTCCTGATTACGCTGTCCCTCTATCTCGTTCTCGCCGCCGAGACCCGGGAACGGCCGCGGGCGCTCCTTCTCTCCGCGGGGATCGCCCTGGGCGCCGCGTCGGTCGGGAGGGCGGCGGCCCTCGTGCTCCTTCCGGTGGTCGCCGCGTGGCTCGTTCGCGGACGGCGGGCGGGCGGGACGACGGCGATGAGGGGGCGGTCCGCGGCGGCGCTCGTGGTTCTCGGGGCCGCGCTCGTCGTCGCGCCGGTGACCGTGCGGAACTTCGTCGTCGCGCGCGACTTCGTGGGGATCACCTCCAACGGCGGGATCAACTTCTACATCGGGAACAGCGAGATCGCGAGCGGCGGCTACGTGCGGCCCGAGGGAGTGGACATCACCGCCGACCCCGCCGGGAAGGCGATCGCGGAGCGGGCCGAAGGGCGAGAGCTCAGACCGTCCGAGGTCTCCGCGTACTGGTACCGCCGCGCGGCGCGCTTCATCGCTGCGAACCCGGGGCGATGGCTCGGTCTTGTCGTCAGGAAGGCGTCGTTCGCGCTCAGCTCGTACGAGATCCCCCAACTCGAGAACTACTACTTCCAGAAGCGGTACTCGCGCCTCCTCTCGCTGCCGCTCCCAGGGTTCGCCGTGGTCGGTCCCCTCGGGCTCCTCGGGCTTGCCTTCGCGTTCAGACGGCGCCTCCCCTCGCTGCTCGCTCTCTGGGCGACGGCGTACCTGGCCTCCGTGATCGCCTTCTTCGTGGTCGCCCGCTACCGGCTTCCGGTCGTTCCCCCGCTCATCGTCTGCGCGTGCCACGCGGGCTTCGAGATCGTGGACCGGGCGCGTGCCCGCCGCTGGCGGTCGCTCATCGGGCCTGCGATCGCGGTCGCCGCGCTCGGGGTGCTCGTGAACGCCAATCTGTGGGGCGTCAACCACGGCAAGGCCTTCGCGCAGTCCCACTTCCGGATCGGGATCATCCTCGGCGACCGCGGGCTCATCGAGGAGGCCATCTCGGAGTATCGGAGGTCCATCGCGATCGACCCGGCCTATCCACAGAGCCATCTGAACCTGGGCGCGCTCTTGGCTGAGCAGGGTCGAACGGACGCCGCGTCCGCGTCCTTCCGGCGCGCGCTCGCGCTCGACCCGGGGCTCGAGGCCGCGCGGCTGAACCTGGCGATGGCGCTCGCGGCCGGCGGCGAGCTCGATGCCGCCCTGGCGGAGCTCGACACCCTGCTGGCAGCGAATCCGCGCAGCGCGGCTGGGCTCAAGCAGCGAGGCATTGTCCTGGGGCGCCTCGGCCTTCGGGAGGAAGCGATCGCCGCGCTGAGCGCTGCGTCCCGATGTGACACGGGCGGGACGGAAGCTGCGGAGATCGCGTTCCACCTGGGGCTCCTGCACGAGAGGACGGGACAGCCTGTCCCCCCCGCGGCGGAGGCGGCCATCGCGAGAGCGGACTCGTTGGGTCGCGCCGGGAGGGCCGCCGAGGCCAGGAGGGCCCTCGAACGCGCCGTGTCGCTCGCGCCTGCGTCAGGCGAGCCGCTCCGCAGACTCGCGGCGCTCCTGAGGGACATGGGGTTCGCCGACCAGGCGTTGGCCTCGATGTCGCGGGCGCTCGAGCTGGACCCGACCCTGCCCCAGGGTCACTTCGCCATGGGCGTGCTCCTGAGCGAGCTCGGCCGGCACGACGAGGCCATTCGTGAGTATGAGGCGGAGACCAGGATCTCCCCGGACTTCGCCCCGGCCCACCTCAACCTCGCGATCACCCACAGGTTCCACACGACAGACCCCAACCGCGCGACCTACCACTACCGTCGATACCTCGCCCTGGGGGGAGAGCCGATCCCGTCGATGGAGGAGTATGTCCGCGGGGTGGGTGCCGGGCTGGACTGA
- a CDS encoding alkaline phosphatase family protein → MTSRRIARGVLAVVAVAVVAAAAVWFAARGRAPKAPPAAPRVVVLGIDGVDWEIMQAAVAAGRMPNLGRMINGGASGMLRSIPPYISPSIWTTIATGKLEEKHGIKDFLGERKRAGMSSPTTSNMRQAKALWQVAGERGLTVGFVAWLVTWPPEPVNGYMVSSLFEELARRDERAGMLRPWDDPQTAVHPPELFPALSDLLVRQEDVPDDLVLRFLGTDRHLSRPEVAKGVDDLRRFLASDLTTLEVAKTLLGSVPTDLAGVYFRGLDLACHMFWRHRAPEQWPDGVSAPEVETLGPVIERYYALADSFVGEIAKAAEGAVLIVCSDHGFEGHGARDGGGEPRLGTAMHREGGIIVMAGPGVRAGAAIEGATVLDVTPTVLAILGIPLGRDMDGRALVEALTKEARAERPIAFVATHEGAARHGDAEPIPSPVDDEIKEMLRTLGYIE, encoded by the coding sequence GTGACCTCGCGACGCATCGCGCGGGGCGTCCTTGCTGTCGTGGCGGTCGCAGTCGTGGCGGCGGCCGCCGTCTGGTTCGCCGCGCGGGGGCGGGCGCCGAAGGCGCCACCCGCGGCGCCGAGGGTCGTCGTCCTCGGCATCGACGGCGTTGACTGGGAGATCATGCAGGCGGCCGTCGCGGCCGGGCGCATGCCCAACCTCGGGCGCATGATCAACGGCGGGGCGTCCGGGATGCTCCGCTCCATCCCGCCCTACATCTCCCCGAGCATCTGGACGACGATCGCCACCGGGAAGCTCGAGGAGAAGCACGGGATCAAGGACTTCCTGGGCGAGCGGAAGCGCGCGGGCATGTCGTCGCCCACCACGAGCAACATGCGGCAGGCGAAGGCCCTCTGGCAGGTCGCCGGCGAGCGGGGTCTGACCGTCGGCTTCGTGGCCTGGCTGGTCACCTGGCCGCCCGAGCCGGTGAACGGCTACATGGTGTCCTCGCTGTTCGAGGAGCTCGCCCGACGCGACGAACGCGCGGGCATGCTGAGACCGTGGGACGATCCGCAGACCGCGGTGCACCCACCCGAGCTCTTCCCTGCCCTCTCGGACCTTCTCGTTCGGCAGGAGGATGTGCCGGATGATCTGGTTCTCCGCTTCCTCGGAACGGACCGTCACCTCTCACGCCCGGAGGTTGCCAAGGGCGTTGACGACCTCAGGCGCTTCCTTGCCTCCGACCTCACGACGCTCGAGGTGGCGAAGACGCTTCTGGGGTCCGTGCCCACGGACCTGGCCGGCGTGTACTTCAGGGGCCTCGACCTTGCGTGCCACATGTTCTGGCGGCATCGGGCCCCCGAGCAGTGGCCCGACGGCGTCTCCGCGCCAGAGGTCGAGACGCTCGGCCCCGTCATCGAGCGCTACTACGCTCTGGCCGACTCGTTCGTCGGGGAGATCGCGAAGGCCGCGGAGGGCGCCGTTCTCATCGTGTGCTCCGACCACGGCTTCGAGGGCCACGGGGCGCGCGACGGCGGAGGCGAGCCGCGGCTTGGGACGGCGATGCACCGCGAGGGCGGCATCATCGTGATGGCCGGCCCGGGCGTGCGCGCCGGCGCGGCCATCGAGGGCGCGACCGTCCTCGACGTCACGCCGACGGTCCTCGCGATCCTGGGCATCCCCCTTGGGCGGGACATGGACGGACGCGCGCTCGTCGAGGCCCTGACGAAAGAGGCGCGTGCGGAGCGCCCGATCGCGTTCGTCGCCACGCACGAGGGGGCTGCCCGGCACGGCGACGCTGAGCCCATCCCGTCCCCGGTGGACGATGAGATCAAAGAGATGCTGCGGACGCTGGGCTACATCGAGTGA